One Trichormus variabilis 0441 genomic window, GTGAGGCTAAACCTAGTCACGCAAGTGAGGCTAAAAATCATGTTACTTAAATATTTGCATTTGCATTGTTTCTCAATCAATGATTGGTTCAATTGCAATTATCATACTGAATAAATCTTTATGCCAGATTTGGCTTTTTAAGATTCCCTAGATAGCACCGTAAATTTGGGGATTTTCATCTGATAGGCTTTGAAATTACGTATTTTTTTGGTAGAAGTAAATGGTCGAAATTTACTATAAAATTTTGACTGTTAACTCTAGATTAACCATAAGACAGTTAGGTAATACCAATTTGAAAAAAGAATGCGACAAATAAACCATTTGTAGAGACGCGATGAATCGCGTCTTCACCCAAGGATGTGTTGCAATCATTAATTAAATTGGTATAGTTAATAGCAGTTTGTTTGTATGTGGAGTATATGCACTATAAAGTGGTCATCTTGTCCGCCCAGTATCTCCCAGTCAGACTTGCAACAGCTCATTAAATTCATCTATTGTCTTGTGTATGAGTTAACCTAGTTCTGGAAAATATTCTAGACAACGGAACTGGAATAAAGTGAGTTCGACGGCTGAAAAAACCCCTCTCCGCTAGATGCGGAGCGACTTCCCCCGAAACGGAGAGAGGCTTGAAAACATTTATTTTTTGTCGATATGTCTGCTCTTTACTCTCCTCTCCGCGTCGGAGCGAAAAGTCTGTAGCAAGCAATATCCCGCAGGGTGCGGAGGCTTCCTCCGAACAGAACTTTTCAAGACAGAGGGGTTGGGGGAGAGGTCAAAAAGTTTTTTTGAACTCACGTTGAAACAGAATTTTTCGATCAGACTATATAGCAGATGACCACTTCTCTGTCTGGTTTTTCTACAGCTTCCTTTGTTGAATAAGGATATAGCTTTGCTCATGCTGCAAATTATTCTTGCGTGCAATGCAAACAAAATTGCCGATGTTTGTATTGTGAAAAAAGGGGTAGAGGAGGTGATAATAACTCGCTCAACGTAAGTGAGGTTTTTGAGAGAGTTTGAGCGTTCTCCTCTATATTTCTCTAAACGTCATCCACGTTAGAGATCAAAGAAAAGCAAGCACATCTCAAAGCACATTCTTTTCTTATTCCCCATGTTTTATTATAGCTAATCTGGAACATAAATTGGGGAGAGGATGAATCAATTCAAAATAACCTACGGGAAGCTAAAGCTACAAAATAAAAATGGTTGTATCAATCTGCAAAATAAACAAACACATCATTTAACAGCCTAATTTCTATCATATTCATCTACCAAGGTGCAGTATCGTGAACACCTTACGCCGCCAAGAAAATGATTTTTGGCATCGATCGCATCAGCCAATTCCCGAAGAACTTCCTACGTTAGAAGCTAACGAGTTTCTACCCCATATTGGGAAATGGACAAGTATCGGTGGGGTGGTTGTCTTCAGTATCTTTGTTGTAGGAGTTGCACTAACATCTGTTCTCAAGTACAACGTGACGGTGAAAGTGCCGGCGACTATTCGCCCTGTGGGAGAATTAAAGCTTGTACAGTCATTGGTTAGTGGCAAAATTCTCAAAATTGATGTTGCAGAAAATCAGATGGTGAATGAAGGACAAGCGATCGCCTACATTGATGATTCGCGTCTGCAAACCCAAAAGAGCCAATTACAAAACCTGATTCAGCAAAGTCAACTACAACTCAATAAAATCGATGCACAGTTGGGAGAAATCGATGCTCAAATTACAGCACAGACGAATTTAAACGATCGCACCACTATAGCCGCACAAGCTGAACTTAGTGGTACACAACGCAACTATGCAGATCAGCAAGTGAAAGCTACGGCGGATATGACACAAGCACAATCAGCCTTAACTTTAGCCAGAATCCAAAAAGACCGCCTGCAACGGGAAAAGCTGTTAACGGCGACGGTGCGAGAAACAGAAGCCGCTTTAAATTTAGCCAGGGTGCAAAGCGATCGCCTACAACGGGAAAAGCTCCTAAAAACTACCGTAGATGAAGCGGAAACAGGCTTAAAATTGGCGAGAGAACAACGCGATCGTTTACGGCGGGATAGGCTTCTCAGGACGACTGTGCAAGAAACAGAAACCGCCTTGAATTTGGCGAAGGCGCAACAAGAAAGATTACAGAGGGAACAACTCTTAGCTAAAACTGTGCAGGAAGCAGAAACCGCTTTAAATTTAGCCAGGGTACAACGCGATCGCCTACAACAAGATAAGGTACTTACTGCAACTGTCCAGGAAGCAGCCGCCGCCTTGAGTTTAGCTAGAGTACAGCGAGAAAGATTACAGCCGATAGTAGCATCAGGAGCGATCGCCCGTAGTTTCTTTGAAGAAAAAGACCAAGCCGTGATTTCAGCTGAGGCGAGGTTGGAACAAGCCAAAGCTAACGCTAAAAATCTCTTGGAAGATAAAGAACAAGCGGTGATTTCGGCGGAAGCGAAACTGGAACAAGCCAAAGCTAACGCCAAAAATCTCTTAGAGGAGAAAGAACAGGCTGTCAAATCGGCGGAAGCGAAACTGGAACAAGCCAAAGCTAACGCTAAAAATCTCTTGGAGGAAAAAGACCAAGGTGTAATTACGGCGGAGGCGAAACTGGAACAAGCTAAAGCCAACGCCAAAAATCTTTTAGAGGAGAAAGAACAAGCGGTGATTGCGGCGGAGGCGAAGCTAGAACAAGCCAAAGCTAACGCCAAAAATCTCCAAGAAGAAAAAGACCAAGCTTTAACAGTGGCGCAAACCAATCTCGCCAAGGCTAGAACCGAGATAAATCCCAATGATGCAAGTGTGACTGTAGCATCGGAAAGAATTAAACAAGAACAAGCCAGAGGTGAAGTTACTTTAGCCGCCTTGAAAAAAGAAAGAGAGACTTTGCTACAACAACGTTTAGAATTTCAAAAACAACTGGACAGAAACCGCAAAGAACTACAACAAGCCGAAAATGACCTAAACCAGAGTGTAGTCCGCGCACCCATCGCCGGGACAGTGCTGCAATTGAATTTGCGTAACCCCGGACAGGTAGTACAAGCGAGTGAGGCGATCGCTCAAATTGCACCTTTAAATGCACCAATACAAATCAAAGCTAACGTCCAGGCACAAGATATCAACAAAGTCAAACCCGGTCAACAAGTCCAAATGCAGGTTTCTGCTTGTCCCTACCCAGACTACGGCACTCTCAAAGGAACAGTCAAAACAATTGCCCCAGATGCCCTACCCGTAGCTAACAATAACCCGCAGACCA contains:
- a CDS encoding HlyD family efflux transporter periplasmic adaptor subunit; amino-acid sequence: MNTLRRQENDFWHRSHQPIPEELPTLEANEFLPHIGKWTSIGGVVVFSIFVVGVALTSVLKYNVTVKVPATIRPVGELKLVQSLVSGKILKIDVAENQMVNEGQAIAYIDDSRLQTQKSQLQNLIQQSQLQLNKIDAQLGEIDAQITAQTNLNDRTTIAAQAELSGTQRNYADQQVKATADMTQAQSALTLARIQKDRLQREKLLTATVRETEAALNLARVQSDRLQREKLLKTTVDEAETGLKLAREQRDRLRRDRLLRTTVQETETALNLAKAQQERLQREQLLAKTVQEAETALNLARVQRDRLQQDKVLTATVQEAAAALSLARVQRERLQPIVASGAIARSFFEEKDQAVISAEARLEQAKANAKNLLEDKEQAVISAEAKLEQAKANAKNLLEEKEQAVKSAEAKLEQAKANAKNLLEEKDQGVITAEAKLEQAKANAKNLLEEKEQAVIAAEAKLEQAKANAKNLQEEKDQALTVAQTNLAKARTEINPNDASVTVASERIKQEQARGEVTLAALKKERETLLQQRLEFQKQLDRNRKELQQAENDLNQSVVRAPIAGTVLQLNLRNPGQVVQASEAIAQIAPLNAPIQIKANVQAQDINKVKPGQQVQMQVSACPYPDYGTLKGTVKTIAPDALPVANNNPQTTTAKTAAYEVIVEPQTPYVGRGDRQCQLKTGMQGKADIISRRETVLRFILRKARLIADL